From the Thermoanaerobaculia bacterium genome, the window ATGCATTCGCACGGCGGCGACGACGAAAGCGAGCGAGACGACGCCGAGCAGCGAAACGCCGTTCTCGATCAGGCCGAAGGTGCCCCGCCAGAGAAGGAGCCATGCCGCCAGCGCGAGCGGGAGGATCCACCAGCCGTGCGGAACCGAGGTCGCGATCTCGACCGCGACCGCGGCGCCCCCGAGCTCGGCCGCGAGGACGAGGGTGTCGAGCACGATCTCCGCCGCGAGCGGGAGGGCGGAGAACCGGAAACCGAAGCGCTCCCGGACGGCGTCGGAGACGGTGTGACGGCTCGTCGCCGCGAGCCGGCCGGACATCTCGACGAGCGCGATCAGGCAGATCGTGGCCCCCGCGATCGCCCACAGCAGCCCGAAATGGAACGCCGCGCCCGCCTGGGCGGCGGTCGAGATCGACCCGACCTCCAGGAAACCGGCGATGCTCGTCACGATGCCCAGGGTGATCTTGAGGACGTTCTTCAAGAAGCCTCGCCCGCGCGCCGAGCCGATTCCCGCAGCCACCCCGCGACGAGAGCCATCCCGCAGACGACGAAGACGAGGCCCGCGGGCACCCACATCCACAGACCCGCGAGCTGCTGGTCCGGGAGCGCCCCGGGCCCCCGGCGGGCGTACTCGGGGTACCAGACCGTCGGCGCGATCGTCATCAATGCCCC encodes:
- a CDS encoding cytochrome c oxidase assembly protein, translated to QAALESETVHALEHACFLGAALLYWSTIVGSARRAGGSGVEAASVFGTAFHGALLGALMTIAPTVWYPEYARRGPGALPDQQLAGLWMWVPAGLVFVVCGMALVAGWLRESARRAGEAS